A single genomic interval of Carassius gibelio isolate Cgi1373 ecotype wild population from Czech Republic chromosome A22, carGib1.2-hapl.c, whole genome shotgun sequence harbors:
- the LOC127943057 gene encoding nucleolin isoform X2 — protein MVKLAKAAKKQAPPKKKAPPPPKEVEEDSSEEDSEDEEEEAPPVKAVAKKKAAPAKAVKNGKAAAKQESESDDDDDEEESEEEAPPPKKAAPAKATPAKKAAPAEESSDDDDDEDDDESEEEPPPPPKKATPAKATPAKATPAKKAAPAKKAAPAEESDEDEDESEEEEAPPPKKAAKPAAKAPAAKAPAAEEESDDEDDDDEDDDEEEMDTTPAAKKAGLVKAKEESEEEDDDDDDEDDEEEDETPVTPGKRKAEAKKEKGTPPAKKAKTDGEGFSLFLGNLNSNKDFDEIKSAITKFFSKEGLEIQDVRLGGSKKFGYVDFASEEDLQKAMGLNGKKLMGLPLKLDKARSKEDSQENKKERDARTLFVKNLPYSITQEELQEVFEQATDIRIPMGSNGSSRGIAYLEFKTEAIAEKTLEEAQGSDVQGRSIIIDFTGEKSRQGGRTVGNANKILVVNNLSFNASEESLQSVFEKAVSIRVPQNNGRPKGFAFLEFESVEDAKEAMENCNNTEIEGRSIRLEYSQNDRDRSSGGGRGGSGPTKTLFVKGLSEDTTDQSLKEAFDGAVNARIVMDRDTGSSKGFGFVDFDSEGDCKAAKEAMDDGEIDGNRVTLDYAKPKGEGGRGGFGGGFGGRGGGRGGFGGRGGGGFGGGRGGGFRGGRGGRGGGFGGRGGGFGGGRGGGFGGGRGGGRGGFGDRPQGKKIKFDD, from the exons ATGGTGAAGCTTGCCAAG GCAGCTAAAAAGCAGGCGCCTCCTAAGAAAAAGGCACCTCCACCTCCCAAGGAAGTGGAAGAGGACTCCAGCGAGGAGGACAGCGAGGATGAGGAAGAAGAG GCGCCGCCAGTCAAGGCTGTAGCAAAGAAGAAAGCCGCTCCGGCGAAGGCAGTGAAGAACGGGAAAGCTGCCGCCAAACAGGAGAGCGAGAGTGACGATGACGACGATGAAGAAGAATCTG AAGAGGAAGCTCCTCCTCCAAAGAAGGCCGCACCTGCCAAGGCGACTCCTGCCAAGAAGGCAGCACCTGCTGAGGAGTCGTCCGACGATGATGACGACGAGGATG ATGACGAATCTGAGGAAGAGCCGCCTCCGCCTCCCAAGAAGGCCACGCCCGCTAAAGCCACACCTGCTAAAGCCACTCCGGCAAAGAAGGCCGCTCCGGCCAAGAAAGCTGCTCCTGCCGAGGAGTCCGATGAGGATGAAG ATGAATCTGAAGAGGAAGAAGCCCCGCCTCCTAAAAAGGCAGCTAAACCCGCAGCCAAAGCCCCTGCTGCTAAAGCCCCCGCAGCGGAGGAGGAATCTGATGATGAGGATGACGACGACGAGgatgatgatg AGGAGGAAATGGACACGACTCCTGCGGCCAAAAAGGCAGGATTGGTGAAGGCGAAGGAGGAGTCTGaagaagaggatgatgatgacgacgatgaggatgatgaagaggaaGACG AGACCCCGGTCACTCCAGGGAAACGGAAGGCCGAGGCCAAAAAAGAGAAGGGAACACCACCAGCGAAGAAAGCTAAAACTGATGGCGAAG gtttcagtCTCTTCTTGGGTAACCTGAACTCCAATAAAGACTTTGATGAAATTAAGTCCGCAATCACAAAGTTCTTCTCGAAGGAAGGCCTTGAGATTCAGGACGTCCGACTTGGCGGGAGCAA GAAATTTGGCTATGTGGACTTTGCATCAGAGGAAGACCTGCAGAAGGCTATGGGGCTCAATGGCAAGAAGTTAATGGGCCTACCGTTGAAACTGGACAAGGCCAGAAGCAAAGAAGACTCCCAGGAAAACAAGAAAG AGAGAGATGCACGCACGTTGTTCGTGAAGAACCTGCCGTACTCCATAACGCAGGAGGAACTGCAGGAAGTCTTTGAGCAGGCCACTGATATCAGGATCCCGATGGGCAGCAACGGTTCGAGCAGAGG AATCGCATACCTGGAGTTCAAGACGGAGGCGATCGCTGAGAAGACGCTGGAGGAGGCGCAGGGTTCAGATGTCCAGGGCCGCTCCATCATCATAGACTTCACTGGAGAGAAGAGTCGGCAGGGCGGCAGAA CCGTTGGTAATGCAAACAAAATCCTGGTTGTGAACAACCTGTCGTTCAACGCGAGTGAAGAGTCCCTCCAGAGTGTGTTTGAGAAGGCCGTGTCCATCAGAGTACCACAGAACAACGGCAGACCGAAGGG aTTTGCGTTTTTGGAGTTCGAAAGCGTGGAGGATGCCAAGGAGGCGATGGAGAATTGCAACAACACAGAAATCGAGGGCAGGAGTATCCGATTAGAGTACAGCCAGAACGACAGAGACCGAAGcagtggaggaggaagaggaggctcTG GGCCAACAAAAACCCTGTTTGTCAAAGGTCTGTCAGAGGACACCACAGACCAGTCTCTGAAAGAAGCTTTTGACGGAGCAGTAAACGCCAGAATCGTCATGGACCGAGACACCGGATCATCGAAAGG GTTTGGCTTCGTAGACTTCGACAGCGAAGGAGACTGCAAGGCAGCCAaagaagccatggatgacggaGAGATCGACGGGAACAGAGTCACTCTGGACTACGCCAAGCCCAAGGGCGAGGGCGGCCGAGGAGGTTTCGGAGGTGGTTTCGGAGGACGTGGTGGTGGACGAGGTGGTTTCGGAGGACGAGGGGGCGGTGGTTTCGGAGGAGGAAGAGGTGGTGGCTTCAGGGGAGGACGAGGAGGAAGAGGCGGTGGTTTCGGAGGAAGAGGAGGTGGCTTCGGAGGAGGAAGAGGCGGCGGCTTTGGTGGAGGAAGAGGCG GTGGACGAGGTGGATTCGGGGACCGACCACAAGGGAAGAAGATCAAGTTTGATGATTAA
- the LOC127943057 gene encoding nucleolin isoform X3: MVKLAKAAKKQAPPKKKAPPPPKEVEEDSSEEDSEDEEEEAPPVKAVAKKKAAPAKAVKNGKAAAKQESESDDDDDEEESEEEAPPPKKAAPAKATPAKKAAPAEESSDDDDDEDDDESEEEPPPPPKKATPAKATPAKATPAKKAAPAKKAAPAEESDEDEDESEEEEAPPPKKAAKPAAKAPAAKAPAAEEESDDEDDDDEDDDEEEEMDTTPAAKKAGLVKAKEESEEEDDDDDDEDDEEEDETPVTPGKRKAEAKKEKGTPPAKKAKTDGEGFSLFLGNLNSNKDFDEIKSAITKFFSKEGLEIQDVRLGGSKKFGYVDFASEEDLQKAMGLNGKKLMGLPLKLDKARSKEDSQENKKERDARTLFVKNLPYSITQEELQEVFEQATDIRIPMGSNGSSRGIAYLEFKTEAIAEKTLEEAQGSDVQGRSIIIDFTGEKSRQGGRTVGNANKILVVNNLSFNASEESLQSVFEKAVSIRVPQNNGRPKGFAFLEFESVEDAKEAMENCNNTEIEGRSIRLEYSQNDRDRSSGGGRGGSGPTKTLFVKGLSEDTTDQSLKEAFDGAVNARIVMDRDTGSSKGFGFVDFDSEGDCKAAKEAMDDGEIDGNRVTLDYAKPKGEGGRGGFGGGFGGRGGGRGGFGGRGGGGFGGGRGGGFRGGRGGRGGGRGGFGDRPQGKKIKFDD, encoded by the exons ATGGTGAAGCTTGCCAAG GCAGCTAAAAAGCAGGCGCCTCCTAAGAAAAAGGCACCTCCACCTCCCAAGGAAGTGGAAGAGGACTCCAGCGAGGAGGACAGCGAGGATGAGGAAGAAGAG GCGCCGCCAGTCAAGGCTGTAGCAAAGAAGAAAGCCGCTCCGGCGAAGGCAGTGAAGAACGGGAAAGCTGCCGCCAAACAGGAGAGCGAGAGTGACGATGACGACGATGAAGAAGAATCTG AAGAGGAAGCTCCTCCTCCAAAGAAGGCCGCACCTGCCAAGGCGACTCCTGCCAAGAAGGCAGCACCTGCTGAGGAGTCGTCCGACGATGATGACGACGAGGATG ATGACGAATCTGAGGAAGAGCCGCCTCCGCCTCCCAAGAAGGCCACGCCCGCTAAAGCCACACCTGCTAAAGCCACTCCGGCAAAGAAGGCCGCTCCGGCCAAGAAAGCTGCTCCTGCCGAGGAGTCCGATGAGGATGAAG ATGAATCTGAAGAGGAAGAAGCCCCGCCTCCTAAAAAGGCAGCTAAACCCGCAGCCAAAGCCCCTGCTGCTAAAGCCCCCGCAGCGGAGGAGGAATCTGATGATGAGGATGACGACGACGAGgatgatgatg AAGAGGAGGAAATGGACACGACTCCTGCGGCCAAAAAGGCAGGATTGGTGAAGGCGAAGGAGGAGTCTGaagaagaggatgatgatgacgacgatgaggatgatgaagaggaaGACG AGACCCCGGTCACTCCAGGGAAACGGAAGGCCGAGGCCAAAAAAGAGAAGGGAACACCACCAGCGAAGAAAGCTAAAACTGATGGCGAAG gtttcagtCTCTTCTTGGGTAACCTGAACTCCAATAAAGACTTTGATGAAATTAAGTCCGCAATCACAAAGTTCTTCTCGAAGGAAGGCCTTGAGATTCAGGACGTCCGACTTGGCGGGAGCAA GAAATTTGGCTATGTGGACTTTGCATCAGAGGAAGACCTGCAGAAGGCTATGGGGCTCAATGGCAAGAAGTTAATGGGCCTACCGTTGAAACTGGACAAGGCCAGAAGCAAAGAAGACTCCCAGGAAAACAAGAAAG AGAGAGATGCACGCACGTTGTTCGTGAAGAACCTGCCGTACTCCATAACGCAGGAGGAACTGCAGGAAGTCTTTGAGCAGGCCACTGATATCAGGATCCCGATGGGCAGCAACGGTTCGAGCAGAGG AATCGCATACCTGGAGTTCAAGACGGAGGCGATCGCTGAGAAGACGCTGGAGGAGGCGCAGGGTTCAGATGTCCAGGGCCGCTCCATCATCATAGACTTCACTGGAGAGAAGAGTCGGCAGGGCGGCAGAA CCGTTGGTAATGCAAACAAAATCCTGGTTGTGAACAACCTGTCGTTCAACGCGAGTGAAGAGTCCCTCCAGAGTGTGTTTGAGAAGGCCGTGTCCATCAGAGTACCACAGAACAACGGCAGACCGAAGGG aTTTGCGTTTTTGGAGTTCGAAAGCGTGGAGGATGCCAAGGAGGCGATGGAGAATTGCAACAACACAGAAATCGAGGGCAGGAGTATCCGATTAGAGTACAGCCAGAACGACAGAGACCGAAGcagtggaggaggaagaggaggctcTG GGCCAACAAAAACCCTGTTTGTCAAAGGTCTGTCAGAGGACACCACAGACCAGTCTCTGAAAGAAGCTTTTGACGGAGCAGTAAACGCCAGAATCGTCATGGACCGAGACACCGGATCATCGAAAGG GTTTGGCTTCGTAGACTTCGACAGCGAAGGAGACTGCAAGGCAGCCAaagaagccatggatgacggaGAGATCGACGGGAACAGAGTCACTCTGGACTACGCCAAGCCCAAGGGCGAGGGCGGCCGAGGAGGTTTCGGAGGTGGTTTCGGAGGACGTGGTGGTGGACGAGGTGGTTTCGGAGGACGAGGGGGCGGTGGTTTCGGAGGAGGAAGAGGTGGTGGCTTCAGGGGAGGACGAGGAGGAAGAGGCG GTGGACGAGGTGGATTCGGGGACCGACCACAAGGGAAGAAGATCAAGTTTGATGATTAA
- the LOC127943057 gene encoding nucleolin isoform X1 gives MVKLAKAAKKQAPPKKKAPPPPKEVEEDSSEEDSEDEEEEAPPVKAVAKKKAAPAKAVKNGKAAAKQESESDDDDDEEESEEEAPPPKKAAPAKATPAKKAAPAEESSDDDDDEDDDESEEEPPPPPKKATPAKATPAKATPAKKAAPAKKAAPAEESDEDEDESEEEEAPPPKKAAKPAAKAPAAKAPAAEEESDDEDDDDEDDDEEEEMDTTPAAKKAGLVKAKEESEEEDDDDDDEDDEEEDETPVTPGKRKAEAKKEKGTPPAKKAKTDGEGFSLFLGNLNSNKDFDEIKSAITKFFSKEGLEIQDVRLGGSKKFGYVDFASEEDLQKAMGLNGKKLMGLPLKLDKARSKEDSQENKKERDARTLFVKNLPYSITQEELQEVFEQATDIRIPMGSNGSSRGIAYLEFKTEAIAEKTLEEAQGSDVQGRSIIIDFTGEKSRQGGRTVGNANKILVVNNLSFNASEESLQSVFEKAVSIRVPQNNGRPKGFAFLEFESVEDAKEAMENCNNTEIEGRSIRLEYSQNDRDRSSGGGRGGSGPTKTLFVKGLSEDTTDQSLKEAFDGAVNARIVMDRDTGSSKGFGFVDFDSEGDCKAAKEAMDDGEIDGNRVTLDYAKPKGEGGRGGFGGGFGGRGGGRGGFGGRGGGGFGGGRGGGFRGGRGGRGGGFGGRGGGFGGGRGGGFGGGRGGGRGGFGDRPQGKKIKFDD, from the exons ATGGTGAAGCTTGCCAAG GCAGCTAAAAAGCAGGCGCCTCCTAAGAAAAAGGCACCTCCACCTCCCAAGGAAGTGGAAGAGGACTCCAGCGAGGAGGACAGCGAGGATGAGGAAGAAGAG GCGCCGCCAGTCAAGGCTGTAGCAAAGAAGAAAGCCGCTCCGGCGAAGGCAGTGAAGAACGGGAAAGCTGCCGCCAAACAGGAGAGCGAGAGTGACGATGACGACGATGAAGAAGAATCTG AAGAGGAAGCTCCTCCTCCAAAGAAGGCCGCACCTGCCAAGGCGACTCCTGCCAAGAAGGCAGCACCTGCTGAGGAGTCGTCCGACGATGATGACGACGAGGATG ATGACGAATCTGAGGAAGAGCCGCCTCCGCCTCCCAAGAAGGCCACGCCCGCTAAAGCCACACCTGCTAAAGCCACTCCGGCAAAGAAGGCCGCTCCGGCCAAGAAAGCTGCTCCTGCCGAGGAGTCCGATGAGGATGAAG ATGAATCTGAAGAGGAAGAAGCCCCGCCTCCTAAAAAGGCAGCTAAACCCGCAGCCAAAGCCCCTGCTGCTAAAGCCCCCGCAGCGGAGGAGGAATCTGATGATGAGGATGACGACGACGAGgatgatgatg AAGAGGAGGAAATGGACACGACTCCTGCGGCCAAAAAGGCAGGATTGGTGAAGGCGAAGGAGGAGTCTGaagaagaggatgatgatgacgacgatgaggatgatgaagaggaaGACG AGACCCCGGTCACTCCAGGGAAACGGAAGGCCGAGGCCAAAAAAGAGAAGGGAACACCACCAGCGAAGAAAGCTAAAACTGATGGCGAAG gtttcagtCTCTTCTTGGGTAACCTGAACTCCAATAAAGACTTTGATGAAATTAAGTCCGCAATCACAAAGTTCTTCTCGAAGGAAGGCCTTGAGATTCAGGACGTCCGACTTGGCGGGAGCAA GAAATTTGGCTATGTGGACTTTGCATCAGAGGAAGACCTGCAGAAGGCTATGGGGCTCAATGGCAAGAAGTTAATGGGCCTACCGTTGAAACTGGACAAGGCCAGAAGCAAAGAAGACTCCCAGGAAAACAAGAAAG AGAGAGATGCACGCACGTTGTTCGTGAAGAACCTGCCGTACTCCATAACGCAGGAGGAACTGCAGGAAGTCTTTGAGCAGGCCACTGATATCAGGATCCCGATGGGCAGCAACGGTTCGAGCAGAGG AATCGCATACCTGGAGTTCAAGACGGAGGCGATCGCTGAGAAGACGCTGGAGGAGGCGCAGGGTTCAGATGTCCAGGGCCGCTCCATCATCATAGACTTCACTGGAGAGAAGAGTCGGCAGGGCGGCAGAA CCGTTGGTAATGCAAACAAAATCCTGGTTGTGAACAACCTGTCGTTCAACGCGAGTGAAGAGTCCCTCCAGAGTGTGTTTGAGAAGGCCGTGTCCATCAGAGTACCACAGAACAACGGCAGACCGAAGGG aTTTGCGTTTTTGGAGTTCGAAAGCGTGGAGGATGCCAAGGAGGCGATGGAGAATTGCAACAACACAGAAATCGAGGGCAGGAGTATCCGATTAGAGTACAGCCAGAACGACAGAGACCGAAGcagtggaggaggaagaggaggctcTG GGCCAACAAAAACCCTGTTTGTCAAAGGTCTGTCAGAGGACACCACAGACCAGTCTCTGAAAGAAGCTTTTGACGGAGCAGTAAACGCCAGAATCGTCATGGACCGAGACACCGGATCATCGAAAGG GTTTGGCTTCGTAGACTTCGACAGCGAAGGAGACTGCAAGGCAGCCAaagaagccatggatgacggaGAGATCGACGGGAACAGAGTCACTCTGGACTACGCCAAGCCCAAGGGCGAGGGCGGCCGAGGAGGTTTCGGAGGTGGTTTCGGAGGACGTGGTGGTGGACGAGGTGGTTTCGGAGGACGAGGGGGCGGTGGTTTCGGAGGAGGAAGAGGTGGTGGCTTCAGGGGAGGACGAGGAGGAAGAGGCGGTGGTTTCGGAGGAAGAGGAGGTGGCTTCGGAGGAGGAAGAGGCGGCGGCTTTGGTGGAGGAAGAGGCG GTGGACGAGGTGGATTCGGGGACCGACCACAAGGGAAGAAGATCAAGTTTGATGATTAA
- the nppc gene encoding C-type natriuretic peptide — MIVSHLLASGLILTLLSVSTETKPLTQAEQRTLRMLLGEDLSEILASDESQRRMENRVRLLRDLRMDTRAKGPWARILNDQPGSRRLKAGSKKGGTTARSGCFGHKMDRIGTMSGMGCQPSHYQPGNKLS; from the exons ATGATCGTCTCGCATCTGCTGGCGTCTGGACTTATTCTGACTCTTCTGTCAGTCAGCACGGAGACTAAACCACTAACCCAGGCAGAACAGAGG ACCCTGCGGATGCTGTTGGGAGAGGATCTGTCTGAGATCCTGGCGTCCGATGAGAGCCAGAGGAGGATGGAGAACCGAGTCCGTCTGCTCCGGGACCTCCGCATGGACACTCGAGCCAAGGGCCCGTGGGCTCGGATCCTGAACGACCAGCCCGGCTCACGCAGACTCAAAGCCGGATCTAAGAAGGGAGGAACGACGGCCCGGAGCGGCTGCTTCGGACACAAGATGGACAGGATAGGAACCATGAGCGGGATGGGCTGCCAGCCCTCTCATTACCAGCCCGGCAATAAACTCTCATG A